One genomic segment of Tachyglossus aculeatus isolate mTacAcu1 chromosome 17, mTacAcu1.pri, whole genome shotgun sequence includes these proteins:
- the TMEM97 gene encoding sigma intracellular receptor 2 has product MGAALRRGKGREGEPGRPRLIYLRSEGRHSGGLVVVSGAGRRQTDRQTDAIPAAAAAMGARGLSRLLECLLGLYFLTHIPVTLLFDLQALMPSGTYPPELTDLMKWYTETFKDPLMLDPPSWFKSLLWCEVFFQLPLFPIAAYAFFKGSRRWIRIPAIIYSVHVISVLIPIGTHILFQNFPKSSRRGPQTLQERLTLLSFYAPYFFIPLLLLVFMLRSPHYKPEEKRKRK; this is encoded by the exons ATGGGCGCGGCTCTGAGGCGCGGGAAAGGGCGGGAGGGGGAGCCCGGGCGGccgcgcctcatttacctcaggaGCGAGGGCCGCCATAGCGGCGGCCTGGTCGTGGTCAGCGGTGCAGGACGTCGACAGACGGACAGGCAGACGGACGccatccccgccgccgccgccgccatggggGCCCGAGGCTTGTCCCGCCTGCTGGAGTGCCTGCTGGGCCTCTACTTCCTCACCCACATCCCCGTCACCCTGCTCTTCGACCTGCAGGCCCTGATGCCCAGCGGCACCTACCCGCCTGAG TTGACAGACCTGATGAAGTGGTACACAGAGACCTTTAAGGACCCCCTGATGTTGGACCCCCCGTCCTGGTTCAAGTCGCTGTTGTGGTGCGAGGTTTTTTTTCAACTTCCTCTGTTCCCCATCGCAGCGTACGCCTTCTTCAAAG gaagCCGCAGGTGGATCCGGATCCCTGCCATTATCTACTCAGTCCACGTGATCTCGGTTTTGATTCCAATCGGCACGCACATCCTGTTCCAGAATTTCCCCAAAAGCTCACGCAGAGGGCCTCAGACCCTCCAGGAACGGCTCACCCTTTTATCTTTCTATGCCCCGTACTTCTTCATCCCGCTCCTGCTCCTGGTCTTCATGCTGCGGAGCCCCCATTACAAAcctgaggagaagaggaaaagaaaatag
- the IFT20 gene encoding intraflagellar transport protein 20 homolog isoform X1 has translation MAKDALGAAGLHFDELNKLRVLDPEVTQQTVELKEECKDFVDKIGQFQKIVGGLIELVDQLAKDAESEKMKAIGARNLLKSIAKQREAQQQQLQALIAEKKMQLERYRVEYEALCKVEAEQNEFIDQFIFQK, from the exons ATGGCCAAGGACGCCCTGGGGGCCGCGGGGCTGCACTTCGATGAGCTGAACAAGCTGAGGGTCCTGGACCCCGAAGTGACCCAACAAACTGTGGAGCTCAAGGAGGAGTGCAAGGACTTTGTGGACa AAATCGGCCAGTTTCAGAAAATAGTCGGCGGTTTAATCGAACTCGTCGACCAACTGGCCAAAGACGCCGAGAGCGAGAAGATGAAG GCGATCGGTGCCCGAAATCTGCTCAAATCTATAGCAAAGCAGAGAGAGGCTCAACAGCAGCAGCTTCAAGCTCTAATAGCAGAGAAGAAAATGCAGTTGGAAAG GTATCGGGTGGAATACGAGGCCTTGTGTAAAGTAGAAGCAGAACAGAACGAGTTTATCGACCAGTTTATTTTTCAGAAATAA
- the IFT20 gene encoding intraflagellar transport protein 20 homolog isoform X2 produces MAKDALGAAGLHFDELNKLRVLDPEVTQQTVELKEECKDFVDKIGQFQKIVGGLIELVDQLAKDAESEKMKAIGARNLLKSIAKQREAQQQQLQALIAEKKMQLER; encoded by the exons ATGGCCAAGGACGCCCTGGGGGCCGCGGGGCTGCACTTCGATGAGCTGAACAAGCTGAGGGTCCTGGACCCCGAAGTGACCCAACAAACTGTGGAGCTCAAGGAGGAGTGCAAGGACTTTGTGGACa AAATCGGCCAGTTTCAGAAAATAGTCGGCGGTTTAATCGAACTCGTCGACCAACTGGCCAAAGACGCCGAGAGCGAGAAGATGAAG GCGATCGGTGCCCGAAATCTGCTCAAATCTATAGCAAAGCAGAGAGAGGCTCAACAGCAGCAGCTTCAAGCTCTAATAGCAGAGAAGAAAATGCAGTTGGAAAGGTGA